From a region of the Candidatus Pantoea bituminis genome:
- a CDS encoding M28 family metallopeptidase → MFVTDSGIDGESEEFVLLSSHYDSWHEGVTDNATGNALCLAMALHFAHNSGPLKRGLRIAFWPGHSNARYGGSTWYADNYRAELMQHCVAHINVDSPGCVGGSEVVVNASGAESTFWLNQAITSVTGTTASRITPMGKGGDQSFWGLGIPLHFALREEPALRTSLSPGSGGGWWWHTEEDTLDKVDEAHLWRDVQIHQRWLETLLLSDTLPVDPTSYVCALRGALAQLQSELDPMFSVKPIDQMLQALEKALLLGHQPSDLKK, encoded by the coding sequence GTGTTCGTTACCGATAGTGGAATTGACGGGGAAAGCGAAGAGTTTGTCCTGCTCTCTTCTCACTACGATTCCTGGCATGAAGGCGTGACCGATAATGCAACGGGCAATGCACTTTGTCTGGCAATGGCGCTACATTTTGCTCATAACAGCGGACCGTTAAAACGAGGATTACGCATCGCGTTTTGGCCTGGACACTCAAATGCGCGTTATGGTGGCTCAACATGGTATGCCGATAACTATCGTGCCGAACTTATGCAGCATTGCGTGGCACATATCAACGTTGACTCCCCAGGCTGCGTGGGAGGTAGTGAAGTTGTCGTCAATGCCAGCGGTGCAGAATCCACGTTCTGGTTGAATCAAGCGATAACATCGGTAACGGGAACCACTGCATCACGCATCACACCTATGGGCAAAGGCGGCGATCAGTCCTTTTGGGGATTAGGAATTCCATTGCATTTTGCATTGCGAGAAGAGCCAGCCTTACGCACTTCTCTTTCTCCGGGAAGCGGTGGCGGTTGGTGGTGGCATACTGAGGAAGATACGCTTGATAAAGTCGATGAGGCGCATTTATGGCGCGATGTACAAATTCATCAACGCTGGCTAGAGACATTACTGTTATCTGACACACTTCCTGTTGATCCAACAAGTTATGTCTGTGCATTACGCGGTGCCTTGGCTCAGCTGCAGAGCGAACTCGATCCGATGTTTTCTGTTAAGCCTATCGATCAAATGCTGCAAGCATTGGAAAAAGCATTATTGCTTGGGCATCAACCTTCTGATTTAAAAAAGTAA
- the purH gene encoding bifunctional phosphoribosylaminoimidazolecarboxamide formyltransferase/IMP cyclohydrolase, with amino-acid sequence MQQRRPVRRALLSVSDKAGILEFAQALSQRGVELLSTGGTARLLADAGLSVTEVSDYTGFPEMMDGRVKTLHPKVHGGILGRRGQDDDIMAQHAISPIDMVVVNLYPFAQTVAREGCSLEDAVENIDIGGPTMVRSAAKNHKDVAIVVKSSDYEAIIAELDANENSLKLETRFDLAIKAFEHTAAYDSMIANYFGSLVPAYHGGSNEPAGRFPRTLNLNFIKKQDMRYGENSHQDAAFYIEENVQEASVATAQQVQGKALSYNNIADTDAALECVKEFSEPACVIVKHANPCGVAAGESILAAYERAYKTDPTSAFGGIIAFNRELDEATAQAIISRQFVEVIIAPSASEAALKITASKQNVRVLVCGQWQERTKGLDFKRVNGGLLVQDRDLGMVEASQLRVVSKRQPTEQELRDALFCWKVAKFVKSNAIVYARDNMTIGIGAGQMSRVYSAKIAGIKASDEGLDVKGSAMASDAFFPFRDGIDAAAAVGISCVIQPGGSIRDDEVIAAADEHGIAMIFTEMRHFRH; translated from the coding sequence ATGCAACAACGTCGTCCTGTACGCCGCGCTCTTCTCAGTGTTTCTGATAAAGCCGGTATCCTCGAATTTGCTCAGGCACTCTCTCAACGCGGTGTTGAACTGCTTTCTACAGGTGGCACAGCTCGCCTACTCGCTGACGCGGGGCTATCTGTCACAGAAGTGTCTGACTACACCGGTTTCCCGGAAATGATGGATGGACGCGTCAAAACGCTGCACCCGAAAGTACATGGCGGTATTTTGGGTCGTCGCGGTCAGGACGATGACATCATGGCGCAGCATGCTATCAGCCCAATCGACATGGTGGTCGTTAACCTCTATCCCTTCGCTCAAACTGTCGCGCGTGAAGGTTGTTCTCTTGAAGACGCCGTAGAAAACATTGATATCGGCGGCCCGACAATGGTGCGCTCTGCGGCTAAGAACCATAAAGATGTGGCGATTGTAGTGAAGAGCAGTGACTACGAGGCGATCATTGCCGAGCTGGATGCTAACGAAAACTCTCTGAAGCTAGAAACCCGCTTTGATCTTGCGATCAAAGCTTTCGAGCATACTGCTGCCTACGACAGCATGATTGCCAACTACTTCGGTAGCCTGGTTCCTGCTTATCATGGCGGAAGCAATGAGCCTGCGGGCCGCTTCCCACGTACTTTGAATCTTAACTTCATCAAGAAGCAGGATATGCGTTATGGCGAAAACAGCCATCAGGACGCTGCCTTCTATATAGAAGAGAATGTGCAAGAAGCTTCTGTCGCCACTGCGCAGCAGGTTCAAGGCAAAGCGCTTTCTTACAACAACATTGCTGATACTGATGCTGCGTTAGAGTGCGTCAAAGAATTCAGCGAACCTGCCTGCGTTATCGTCAAGCATGCAAACCCTTGCGGTGTGGCCGCCGGCGAATCCATTCTCGCTGCTTATGAGCGCGCCTACAAAACCGATCCTACTTCTGCTTTCGGCGGCATTATTGCCTTTAACCGTGAGTTAGATGAAGCCACCGCGCAGGCAATCATCAGTCGCCAGTTTGTTGAAGTGATCATTGCTCCTTCCGCAAGCGAAGCCGCATTGAAGATAACGGCCAGCAAGCAAAACGTACGTGTTTTAGTGTGCGGGCAGTGGCAAGAACGGACAAAAGGCTTGGATTTCAAACGCGTCAATGGCGGTTTGTTGGTGCAGGACCGCGATTTAGGTATGGTCGAAGCCAGTCAGCTTCGCGTAGTCAGCAAACGCCAGCCCACTGAGCAAGAACTGCGTGATGCACTGTTCTGCTGGAAGGTGGCGAAATTTGTTAAATCGAATGCGATTGTCTATGCACGCGACAATATGACCATCGGTATTGGTGCCGGTCAAATGAGCCGCGTTTACTCCGCCAAGATTGCAGGTATCAAAGCGAGCGATGAAGGATTGGACGTTAAAGGGTCTGCAATGGCATCGGATGCTTTCTTCCCCTTCCGTGACGGTATTGATGCTGCTGCTGCAGTTGGCATTAGCTGTGTGATTCAGCCGGGCGGTTCCATTCGTGATGATGAAGTGATTGCTGCTGCCGATGAACACGGTATCGCCATGATCTTCACTGAAATGCGTCACTTCCGTCACTAA
- the aceA gene encoding isocitrate lyase, producing MIRTQQIQQLEQGWQNSRWKGITRPYSAADVVNLRGSVNPACTLAERGAEKLWSLLNGEAKKGYINSLGALTGGQALQQAKAGIEAIYLSGWQVAADANVAGQMYPDQSLYPVNSVPEVIERINRTFQRADQIQWSSGIEPGDSRYIDYFLPIVADAEAGFGGVLNAFELMKSMISAGASAVHFEDQLAAVKKCGHMGGKVLVPTQEAVQKLVAARLAADVMGVSTILLARTDADAADLITSDCDEYDRPFIRGDRTAEGFFRTNAGIEQAISRGLAYAPYADVLWCETSTPDLAMAARFAEAIHAQFPGKLLAYNCSPSFNWKKNLDDSTIASFQQALSEMGYRFQFITLAGIHSMWFNMFDLAQAYAQGEGMRHYVEKVQQPEFAARERGYSFASHQQEVGTGYFDQVTTLIQGGKSSVTALTGSTEEHQF from the coding sequence ATGATACGTACCCAACAAATTCAACAACTCGAACAGGGTTGGCAAAATAGTCGCTGGAAAGGCATCACTCGCCCTTACAGCGCGGCAGATGTGGTTAACTTGCGCGGTTCCGTTAATCCAGCCTGCACGCTGGCGGAACGTGGCGCGGAGAAATTATGGTCATTGCTTAATGGCGAGGCGAAGAAAGGCTATATCAACAGTCTTGGCGCGTTAACGGGCGGCCAGGCTTTGCAGCAGGCCAAAGCTGGCATTGAAGCCATTTACCTTTCCGGTTGGCAAGTCGCGGCAGACGCCAACGTCGCTGGGCAGATGTACCCGGATCAATCGTTGTATCCAGTGAACTCCGTACCCGAGGTGATCGAACGTATCAACCGAACCTTTCAGCGCGCCGATCAGATCCAATGGTCCAGCGGCATTGAGCCTGGCGACAGCCGCTACATCGACTATTTCTTGCCGATTGTCGCTGATGCAGAAGCGGGTTTTGGCGGGGTACTGAATGCCTTTGAGTTAATGAAATCGATGATCAGCGCGGGGGCATCGGCGGTGCATTTTGAAGATCAGCTGGCTGCGGTGAAAAAGTGTGGTCACATGGGGGGCAAGGTGTTGGTGCCCACGCAGGAAGCCGTGCAAAAACTGGTTGCGGCGCGTTTAGCTGCAGATGTGATGGGCGTGTCAACGATCTTGCTGGCGCGCACTGACGCTGACGCTGCAGATTTGATCACGTCCGATTGCGATGAATATGACCGTCCGTTTATTCGTGGCGATCGTACCGCCGAAGGATTCTTCCGTACCAACGCTGGTATTGAACAGGCGATCAGTCGTGGCCTGGCTTACGCACCCTATGCTGACGTACTGTGGTGTGAAACATCCACGCCCGATCTGGCGATGGCAGCCCGCTTTGCCGAGGCAATCCACGCTCAGTTTCCTGGCAAGCTGCTGGCCTACAACTGTTCGCCCTCATTCAACTGGAAAAAGAATCTCGACGACAGCACCATCGCCAGCTTTCAGCAGGCGCTAAGCGAGATGGGGTATCGCTTTCAGTTCATCACACTGGCGGGCATTCACAGCATGTGGTTCAACATGTTCGACCTTGCCCAGGCCTATGCGCAAGGCGAAGGGATGCGACACTACGTGGAAAAAGTGCAGCAGCCAGAATTCGCAGCCCGTGAACGCGGTTACAGCTTCGCTTCGCATCAACAGGAAGTCGGCACCGGCTATTTCGATCAGGTCACCACCCTTATTCAGGGCGGAAAATCGTCGGTGACGGCGCTAACCGGCTCGACGGAAGAACATCAGTTTTAA
- the metA gene encoding homoserine O-acetyltransferase MetA, which translates to MPIRVPDELPAANFLRNENVFVMTSSRASIQEIRPLKVLVLNLMPKKIETENQFLRLLSYSPLQIDIQLLRIDSRESRNTPTEHLNNFYCNFEDIKHDNYDGLIVTGAPLGLVDFNDVAYWPQIQRILHWAKEHVTSTLFVCWAVQAALNILYGIPKQTRQHKLSGVFEHQTLHPHALLTRGFDDNFLAPHSRYADFPTQLITDYTDLELFAESEQTGAYLMASKDKRLAFVTGHPEYDALTLSGEYHRDYEAGLNPAIPHNYFPQDNPELPPRATWRSHGNLLFSNWLNYYVYQITPYDLRHMNPTLE; encoded by the coding sequence ATGCCAATCAGGGTTCCCGACGAATTACCGGCTGCGAATTTTTTGCGCAATGAAAATGTTTTTGTGATGACGTCATCGCGCGCCAGTATTCAGGAGATCCGCCCGCTTAAAGTACTGGTACTGAATCTCATGCCTAAAAAGATTGAGACTGAAAACCAGTTTCTGCGCCTGCTTTCTTACTCGCCCTTGCAGATCGATATTCAGCTGTTACGCATCGATAGCCGCGAATCTCGCAATACGCCAACAGAGCACCTCAATAACTTCTACTGTAATTTCGAAGATATTAAGCATGACAACTATGATGGCTTAATCGTTACAGGTGCACCGCTGGGGCTGGTTGATTTCAATGATGTTGCTTACTGGCCGCAGATTCAGCGCATATTGCATTGGGCTAAGGAACACGTCACCTCAACGCTGTTTGTCTGTTGGGCGGTTCAGGCCGCGCTAAATATCCTGTACGGTATTCCCAAGCAAACGCGTCAGCACAAATTATCTGGCGTCTTTGAGCATCAAACCCTGCATCCACACGCCTTGCTGACCCGAGGATTTGACGATAATTTCCTGGCTCCGCATTCACGTTATGCCGATTTTCCCACTCAACTCATCACTGATTACACCGATCTTGAGCTGTTTGCTGAATCGGAACAAACCGGCGCGTATCTGATGGCCAGTAAAGATAAACGTCTGGCGTTTGTCACCGGGCACCCGGAATATGATGCGCTGACATTATCGGGTGAATACCATCGTGATTATGAGGCTGGCTTAAACCCTGCTATTCCGCACAATTATTTTCCTCAGGATAATCCTGAGTTGCCGCCGCGTGCGACATGGCGCAGCCACGGTAATCTGTTGTTTTCTAACTGGCTTAACTATTACGTCTACCAGATCACACCATACGATCTGCGCCATATGAATCCAACCTTAGAGTAA
- the aceB gene encoding malate synthase A — translation MTDSVISSALDFTQPFNHAEQQLLTPEAIAFLHALVERFTAQREDLLAIRQQRQQRYDEGELPGFDMETDSIREGEWRIRAIPQDLRDRRVEITGPPDHKMVINALNANVNVFMADFEDSLTPEWQKLIEGQQTLREAVKGTLRFTGDNGKIYQLCANPAVLMCRVRGLHLSEKHVQWQGKPISGGLFDFALYFFHNVDALLAKGSGPYFYLPKTESGQEIGWWREIFTFTEDRFDLPRGTIKATVLIETLPAVFQMDEILWNLRDHIVGLNCGRWDYIFSYIKTLRQHPNRILPDRQSISMAQPFLDCYSRLLIKTCHRRGAFAMGGMSALIPSKEAARNEWVLQRVKEDKQREANNGHDGTWIAHPGLADTAKAVFDDVLGNRLNQLDVMRNDDAAIVAEQLLAPCEGERTEAGMRANIRVALHYLEAWIGGNGCVPIEGLMEDAATAEISRTSIWQWIRHQQKLNDGQRVTTELFQKWLTEELINLKTSLGDARFNAGRYGEAAQLMVQITTEDKLVSFLTLPGYRLIP, via the coding sequence ATGACAGACTCGGTTATCAGTAGTGCTTTAGATTTCACTCAGCCCTTTAATCATGCCGAACAGCAGCTTCTTACCCCAGAAGCGATTGCGTTTTTGCATGCATTGGTCGAACGTTTTACTGCGCAACGTGAGGATTTATTAGCGATACGCCAGCAGCGGCAGCAACGTTACGACGAGGGAGAACTTCCAGGATTCGATATGGAAACGGATTCCATAAGAGAAGGCGAGTGGCGAATCCGCGCTATCCCACAAGATTTGAGGGATCGTCGGGTGGAAATTACCGGGCCGCCCGACCACAAAATGGTAATTAACGCCCTGAATGCCAACGTTAATGTTTTCATGGCAGATTTTGAGGATTCACTCACGCCCGAATGGCAGAAACTGATCGAAGGACAACAAACCCTACGTGAAGCCGTAAAGGGAACGCTGCGCTTTACTGGCGATAACGGCAAAATCTATCAGCTGTGCGCCAATCCCGCAGTGTTGATGTGTCGGGTGCGCGGCTTACATCTGTCAGAAAAGCACGTTCAGTGGCAAGGGAAGCCAATATCCGGCGGCTTGTTTGATTTCGCGCTCTACTTTTTTCATAACGTTGACGCGCTACTGGCAAAGGGCAGCGGTCCCTATTTTTATTTGCCAAAAACTGAGAGCGGACAAGAGATCGGCTGGTGGCGTGAGATCTTCACTTTTACCGAGGATCGTTTTGATCTACCGCGTGGCACGATTAAAGCCACCGTTTTAATCGAAACGTTACCGGCGGTGTTTCAGATGGATGAGATCCTCTGGAATCTGCGCGATCACATTGTGGGACTGAACTGCGGTCGCTGGGATTACATCTTCAGCTACATCAAAACGTTGCGTCAGCATCCAAATCGTATTCTTCCCGATCGTCAATCCATTAGCATGGCGCAGCCGTTTCTGGACTGTTATTCCCGCTTGCTGATCAAAACCTGCCATCGTCGTGGCGCGTTCGCGATGGGCGGCATGTCGGCGCTGATTCCGAGTAAAGAGGCTGCGCGTAACGAATGGGTGTTACAACGGGTAAAAGAAGATAAGCAGCGCGAAGCTAACAATGGGCATGACGGCACATGGATTGCGCATCCGGGACTGGCAGACACGGCAAAAGCGGTATTCGATGACGTGTTGGGCAACAGACTGAACCAGCTTGATGTGATGCGAAATGATGACGCCGCGATCGTTGCAGAGCAATTACTGGCACCTTGTGAAGGCGAGCGTACCGAAGCGGGAATGCGTGCGAATATTCGCGTTGCGCTGCACTATCTCGAAGCGTGGATTGGCGGTAACGGCTGCGTCCCGATTGAAGGATTGATGGAAGATGCCGCCACCGCTGAAATCTCACGTACCTCAATCTGGCAATGGATACGCCATCAGCAAAAGCTCAACGATGGACAACGCGTAACCACCGAGCTGTTCCAGAAATGGCTTACCGAAGAGCTCATTAACCTAAAAACCTCGCTGGGCGATGCGCGTTTCAATGCCGGTCGCTATGGTGAAGCTGCGCAGCTAATGGTGCAAATCACCACAGAAGATAAATTGGTTTCGTTTCTCACTCTGCCGGGCTATCGCCTGATCCCATGA
- a CDS encoding PA domain-containing protein, which produces MLPNDLQQAMQALLQSFQHLHRLSGSADAERSVDWLCAQLRTHQIPFKRERCRLWLSDPLEGSLIVQGSVPLTIPAKTRSFSAHCPEGIEAELYYDQRSLVFVPESEYESWATAVRGKLVVADQGYEDYVQRLMQAGAAGLIHIWGSVEPALHEETVGPIWGTPVPDDVLRYPTLPVISINHQEGKTLLQHMLHSPLQACIFTRLHEHVAECSLPIVELTGKAKSLSCSLLTTIPGMKA; this is translated from the coding sequence ATGCTGCCGAATGATTTGCAGCAGGCAATGCAAGCGCTGTTGCAATCGTTTCAGCATTTGCATCGCCTTTCGGGAAGCGCGGATGCTGAACGCAGCGTTGACTGGCTTTGCGCGCAACTGAGGACACATCAAATTCCTTTTAAGCGCGAGCGTTGTCGGCTCTGGCTTAGTGATCCTTTGGAAGGTTCGTTAATAGTGCAAGGCAGCGTGCCTTTAACAATCCCAGCAAAAACGCGCTCATTTTCAGCGCATTGCCCCGAAGGTATCGAGGCTGAGTTGTATTATGATCAACGCTCGCTGGTTTTTGTGCCTGAATCTGAATATGAAAGTTGGGCCACCGCAGTTCGCGGAAAACTCGTAGTGGCTGATCAAGGTTATGAAGATTATGTTCAGCGTCTTATGCAGGCGGGTGCGGCTGGATTAATTCATATTTGGGGTTCGGTGGAGCCAGCCTTGCATGAGGAAACGGTGGGCCCGATTTGGGGTACACCTGTACCCGATGACGTGCTGCGCTATCCAACTTTGCCCGTAATAAGTATCAATCATCAGGAGGGTAAAACCCTTTTGCAGCATATGCTGCATTCACCGTTACAAGCATGCATTTTTACCCGGTTACATGAGCATGTCGCGGAGTGTTCGTTACCGATAGTGGAATTGACGGGGAAAGCGAAGAGTTTGTCCTGCTCTCTTCTCACTACGATTCCTGGCATGAAGGCGTGA
- a CDS encoding M20 family metallopeptidase, which yields MTALARDIHSHPELSFNEHRSSAALQQPLRDAGFILTQPLAELETAFIARYDSGKPGPRIALLAEYDALPELGHACGHNLIGTASVTAALALVQSGALNSGCLEVIGTPAEEEGGGKIIMAEQGIFTDVDAVMMFHPREKNMVTRGALACVDAVFKFYGKAAHAASAPHLGISALDAVIQTFVGINGLRQFFTDDVRVHGIITHGGDATNIVPAYAEAKFLMRAATVTGLQTVRHKVFAAVEAAAAMSGARVEIEEGLTYAERNNNLALADLFQHNLLQLGLTTEVPPERGGVGSSDIGNVSQLTAAIHPYLRIGDVVPHTPEFAIAAASDAGIDAMLNAAKALAMTAFDLQDPEHFQSVRQEFCAWQAAHSLGDSK from the coding sequence ATGACAGCACTGGCCCGCGATATACATAGCCATCCTGAGTTGAGCTTCAATGAGCATCGTTCCTCTGCTGCGTTGCAGCAGCCGCTTCGTGACGCCGGATTTATTCTTACCCAGCCGCTGGCAGAACTGGAAACCGCCTTTATTGCCCGCTATGACAGCGGCAAACCCGGGCCACGTATAGCGTTACTGGCAGAATATGATGCGCTGCCTGAATTAGGGCATGCCTGTGGACATAACTTGATTGGTACCGCCTCGGTAACAGCGGCTTTAGCGTTAGTGCAGAGTGGCGCGCTGAATTCAGGTTGTCTGGAAGTCATTGGCACGCCTGCAGAAGAGGAAGGCGGCGGAAAAATCATTATGGCCGAGCAAGGGATCTTTACCGATGTCGATGCTGTGATGATGTTTCATCCCAGAGAGAAAAACATGGTGACGCGCGGCGCGTTAGCTTGTGTTGATGCGGTATTCAAATTTTACGGCAAAGCAGCCCATGCTGCTTCCGCTCCCCATCTTGGTATCAGCGCGCTTGACGCCGTGATCCAGACGTTTGTGGGTATCAATGGATTACGGCAGTTTTTTACAGATGATGTGCGCGTACACGGCATTATTACGCACGGTGGTGATGCCACAAATATTGTACCGGCCTATGCGGAAGCCAAATTCCTGATGCGTGCGGCAACAGTAACTGGCTTGCAAACGGTGCGACATAAAGTGTTCGCTGCCGTTGAAGCCGCAGCCGCAATGAGTGGCGCGCGCGTTGAGATTGAAGAAGGGCTAACTTATGCAGAGCGCAATAATAATCTGGCGCTAGCCGATTTGTTCCAGCACAACCTTTTGCAACTGGGTCTAACAACAGAAGTGCCACCGGAACGCGGTGGCGTTGGCTCCTCTGATATCGGTAATGTCAGCCAACTTACCGCAGCTATTCATCCTTATTTACGTATCGGCGATGTGGTGCCACATACCCCAGAATTCGCCATAGCGGCGGCTTCTGATGCAGGTATCGACGCCATGCTTAATGCAGCAAAAGCGTTAGCAATGACTGCGTTTGATCTGCAAGACCCTGAACACTTTCAATCTGTACGTCAGGAATTTTGTGCCTGGCAAGCGGCTCATTCTCTTGGAGATTCAAAATGA
- a CDS encoding LysR family transcriptional regulator: MNEKDWQIIYTVWQYHNITRAAEQLFTSQPALSYRLKQIERKLGVLLFEESGRQIVFSAQGRYLAQHAEKMLNESQQLRQTLQSLNLPRQGELRIGVTSNYAAYCLPEILARFSQQHSGIRVNLVSGLSEEMYQKLQREEIHVALVKDDYHWRDGKRLVDIDDYWLVSQQPLDLKLLPQSPQIRINHGGHITHLIERWWNANFTLAPRIAMQVDKLEVCLAMVERGLGYAIVSSYQPLSDRLWCQPLQVAGTALKSRTWLLYRHASSDASVILPFVEMFADLS, from the coding sequence GTGAACGAAAAAGATTGGCAGATTATTTATACGGTGTGGCAATACCACAACATTACCCGCGCAGCAGAACAACTGTTTACGTCGCAACCCGCACTGAGTTATCGGCTGAAACAGATTGAACGCAAGCTAGGCGTTTTATTATTTGAAGAGAGTGGACGTCAAATAGTTTTCAGTGCTCAAGGGCGCTATCTGGCACAACATGCTGAGAAAATGCTTAACGAGTCACAGCAATTGCGACAAACCCTACAAAGTTTGAATCTGCCGCGACAGGGCGAATTACGTATTGGCGTAACCAGCAATTATGCCGCCTATTGCCTGCCAGAAATATTGGCGCGCTTTAGCCAGCAGCATAGTGGCATCCGAGTAAATTTGGTTAGCGGATTAAGTGAGGAGATGTACCAAAAGCTGCAACGTGAGGAGATCCATGTTGCGCTGGTTAAAGATGATTACCACTGGCGCGATGGCAAACGACTGGTCGACATTGATGATTATTGGCTGGTTAGCCAGCAGCCACTCGATTTAAAGCTGTTACCGCAGTCACCACAAATTCGTATCAACCATGGCGGGCACATTACGCATCTGATTGAGCGATGGTGGAATGCCAATTTCACGCTAGCACCGCGTATAGCGATGCAAGTCGATAAATTGGAAGTGTGCCTGGCGATGGTTGAGCGTGGGTTAGGATATGCCATTGTTTCAAGCTATCAGCCGCTTTCAGATCGGCTTTGGTGCCAACCTTTGCAAGTGGCTGGTACAGCACTTAAAAGCCGAACCTGGTTACTCTATCGTCATGCCAGCAGCGATGCGTCAGTGATTTTGCCCTTTGTCGAGATGTTCGCCGATCTAAGTTGA
- the iclR gene encoding glyoxylate bypass operon transcriptional repressor IclR: MVTPVAAKRGKKPRGTIAATPAVGQVQSLTRGLTLLELIADSHGSVALTELAQQAGLPNSTTHRLLTTMQQQGFVRQVGDLGFWTIGAHAFVVGSSFLQSRNLLALVHPVLRSLMETSGETVNLAVLDLSDHQAVIIDQVQCTQLMRMSAPIGGKLPMHASGAGKVFLAHLTDEQVTALLHQKGLHHYTPKTLMSPQSLKANLAQVRKAGFSFDDEEHALGLRCVAAPIYDEHGEAFAAISISGPIARMTDDRITELGALVIREARQVTLAYSGR; encoded by the coding sequence ATGGTTACACCTGTGGCCGCTAAACGCGGTAAGAAACCTCGCGGCACGATCGCTGCTACACCTGCAGTCGGGCAGGTTCAATCCTTAACCCGTGGCCTGACATTACTGGAACTGATCGCGGATTCTCACGGCAGCGTCGCGCTCACCGAACTCGCTCAGCAAGCGGGTTTACCTAATTCCACCACGCATCGTTTACTGACTACCATGCAGCAGCAAGGCTTTGTGCGTCAGGTCGGCGATCTCGGCTTTTGGACTATTGGCGCCCATGCTTTTGTGGTCGGCAGCAGCTTTTTGCAGAGCCGCAATCTGCTGGCCTTGGTGCATCCGGTGTTGCGCTCGTTAATGGAGACGTCGGGTGAAACCGTTAATCTGGCGGTGCTGGATCTCAGCGATCATCAGGCGGTGATTATCGATCAAGTGCAGTGTACGCAGTTGATGCGCATGTCTGCGCCCATTGGGGGAAAATTACCGATGCACGCCTCTGGCGCGGGCAAAGTTTTTCTGGCGCATCTGACCGACGAACAAGTCACCGCGCTGCTGCATCAAAAGGGATTGCATCACTACACACCCAAGACGCTGATGTCGCCGCAAAGCCTCAAAGCAAACCTGGCGCAGGTGCGTAAAGCGGGGTTCTCATTTGATGATGAAGAACATGCGCTGGGCCTGCGCTGTGTGGCAGCACCGATTTATGACGAACACGGTGAAGCCTTCGCCGCGATCTCTATTTCAGGGCCGATTGCACGCATGACTGACGATCGCATCACTGAGTTAGGCGCGCTGGTCATTCGTGAAGCTCGTCAGGTAACGCTGGCGTACAGCGGACGTTAG